Proteins co-encoded in one Paenibacillus antri genomic window:
- a CDS encoding cache domain-containing sensor histidine kinase encodes MGGRGAWRRMKRLRWFQSLRTQLILVFMVISIAVLAGASYYIYSFMLGMVKDQNERLLFQQFQQLDHNIHNLISEVDRLQKLFLQDDGMQELLLNLTEKSELEFLNYKNMLHARITRFIGNYSYVHSIYVTAENQGAVGGSGDTTLVHPVEEWSKTFFRSEPFRRSKEQYPGIVIEGSLTKSFFNPYMTEDNDGALVSVMRGTRAIFDPRISATLIFNIDERYLASIYSASLDANDGEMFIADADGRIVSASRQDRIGSMSPYMPPDGADGPVYGSHDIVDGSDRVQIVYRKLQDTGWYLMKEIPLNVYSSQIYTVQRMIFLVFLLSLIVILIVSYFWLNKMIRPLHLLSGKMKDMSRGELGVTFDEVPSNEFGTVIRRFNEMSLSIVDLIKKNNAMQEQKRELEIEALQYQINPHFLYNTLNSIRWMASIIKADNIVSTIVALGNILRPVFSSKDPMCSLRDEISYLQHYIKIINTRFDNNVIFDIDIDESDLDCRVPRFILQPLVENSIASGRQDEGHVIHIAIRAEVADGELVIRIADSGIGLEPGRMEALNRSLAAGEGYESSGDGSGIGLNNVNKRIRLYFGPQYGLHFEAREKGAEVVMRIPASQVGE; translated from the coding sequence ATGGGTGGCCGGGGCGCGTGGCGACGCATGAAGCGGCTCCGTTGGTTTCAAAGCCTTAGGACGCAGCTCATCTTGGTGTTCATGGTCATCAGCATCGCGGTGCTCGCGGGAGCGTCGTATTACATCTATTCGTTCATGCTCGGCATGGTGAAGGATCAGAACGAACGCCTTCTGTTCCAGCAGTTCCAGCAGCTCGACCATAACATTCATAATTTGATATCCGAAGTGGATCGGCTGCAGAAGCTGTTTCTGCAGGACGACGGCATGCAGGAGCTGCTGCTCAACTTAACCGAGAAGAGCGAGCTGGAGTTTTTGAATTACAAAAATATGCTCCACGCCCGGATCACGAGATTCATCGGCAATTACAGCTATGTGCATTCCATCTACGTCACGGCGGAAAATCAAGGCGCGGTCGGCGGCAGCGGCGACACGACGCTCGTGCATCCCGTCGAGGAATGGTCGAAGACCTTCTTCCGATCGGAGCCGTTCCGCCGCTCGAAGGAGCAATATCCGGGAATCGTCATCGAAGGCAGCTTGACGAAGTCGTTTTTCAACCCGTACATGACGGAGGACAACGACGGCGCGCTCGTTAGCGTTATGCGGGGGACGCGGGCCATATTCGATCCGCGAATCAGCGCGACGCTCATCTTCAACATCGACGAGCGATACTTGGCTTCGATATATTCCGCGTCGCTCGACGCGAACGACGGCGAGATGTTCATCGCGGACGCGGACGGCCGCATCGTCTCCGCGAGCCGTCAAGACCGCATCGGTTCGATGAGTCCTTATATGCCGCCGGACGGCGCCGACGGCCCGGTGTACGGAAGCCACGATATCGTCGACGGCAGCGATCGGGTTCAGATCGTGTACCGCAAGCTGCAGGACACCGGTTGGTATTTAATGAAGGAAATCCCTCTGAATGTGTACTCATCGCAAATTTATACCGTACAGCGCATGATTTTTCTAGTCTTTCTGCTGAGCTTAATCGTCATCTTGATCGTATCGTACTTTTGGCTCAACAAGATGATCCGTCCGCTGCATCTGCTCTCCGGCAAGATGAAGGACATGAGCCGAGGCGAGCTCGGGGTCACGTTCGACGAAGTGCCGAGCAACGAATTCGGCACGGTCATCCGGCGGTTCAACGAGATGTCGCTCAGCATCGTCGACCTGATCAAGAAAAACAACGCGATGCAGGAGCAGAAGCGGGAGCTGGAAATCGAAGCGCTGCAATACCAGATCAATCCGCACTTCCTGTATAACACGCTCAACAGCATTCGCTGGATGGCTTCGATCATTAAAGCCGACAACATCGTAAGCACGATCGTCGCGCTCGGCAACATCCTGCGGCCGGTCTTCTCGAGCAAGGACCCGATGTGCTCGCTTCGCGACGAAATCAGTTACCTGCAGCACTATATCAAGATCATCAATACGCGGTTCGACAACAACGTCATCTTCGATATCGACATCGACGAGTCGGACCTGGACTGCCGCGTTCCCCGCTTTATTTTGCAGCCGCTCGTCGAAAATTCGATCGCGTCGGGACGCCAGGACGAAGGCCACGTCATTCATATCGCCATTCGGGCGGAAGTCGCGGACGGCGAGCTCGTCATCCGCATCGCCGACTCGGGCATCGGACTCGAACCCGGGCGTATGGAGGCGCTGAACCGGAGCCTCGCGGCCGGCGAGGGCTACGAGTCGTCCGGCGACGGCAGCGGCATCGGGCTGAACAACGTGAACAAGCGGATCCGGCTGTACTTCGGTCCGCAATACGGCTTGCACTTCGAGGCGAGGGAGAAGGGGGCGGAAGTCGTCATGCGCATTCCGGCGTCGCAAGTCGGAGAATAA
- a CDS encoding ABC transporter permease, producing MEITYAANKQKAAKKSKLFRKDGMKLLLMALPFVAIAFAFSYVPLFGWIYAFFDYRPGIPLSKSEFIGLENFTAMLSDPRMGPVLINTLALSLLSIATAPIPMLFAIMVSEVKNEWFKRIVQTTSTLPHYISWIIVYSLAFSMFSTEGAVNGILFKLGLSDTPVNVLGNYERVWTVQTLLLLWKGVGWSAIIYLAAIVSIDSEQYDAARVDGAGRLRTIWHITLPSIMPTFIVLLLLSISNLLSAGFEQYLVFSNVMVADRIEVLDLYVYRLGLVTGDYSYSTAVGIFKSVISIILLFSVNFMSKKIRGQGIV from the coding sequence ATGGAAATTACGTACGCAGCGAATAAACAGAAGGCCGCCAAGAAGTCGAAGCTCTTCCGGAAAGACGGAATGAAGCTGTTGCTTATGGCGCTGCCCTTCGTGGCGATCGCCTTCGCTTTCAGTTACGTACCGCTGTTCGGCTGGATTTACGCCTTTTTCGACTATCGTCCGGGCATTCCGCTCAGCAAGTCCGAGTTTATCGGTTTGGAAAATTTCACGGCCATGCTAAGCGACCCCCGCATGGGCCCCGTACTGATCAACACGCTGGCGCTCAGCTTGCTGTCGATCGCGACGGCGCCGATCCCGATGCTGTTCGCGATCATGGTGTCCGAAGTGAAAAACGAATGGTTCAAGCGGATCGTGCAGACGACCTCGACGCTGCCTCATTATATTAGCTGGATCATCGTGTATTCCCTCGCGTTCAGCATGTTCAGCACGGAAGGGGCCGTGAACGGGATCCTGTTCAAGCTGGGGCTGAGCGATACGCCGGTCAACGTCCTCGGGAACTACGAACGGGTATGGACCGTGCAGACGCTGCTCTTGCTGTGGAAGGGCGTCGGTTGGAGCGCCATCATCTACTTGGCCGCGATCGTCAGCATCGACAGCGAACAGTACGACGCGGCGCGCGTCGACGGCGCGGGCCGGCTTCGCACGATTTGGCACATTACGCTGCCGAGCATTATGCCGACCTTCATCGTCCTGCTGCTGCTGTCGATCAGCAATCTGTTGTCCGCCGGCTTCGAGCAATACCTCGTCTTTAGCAACGTGATGGTCGCCGACCGGATCGAAGTGCTCGATCTGTACGTATACCGGCTCGGACTCGTGACCGGCGATTATTCGTACTCCACCGCCGTAGGCATCTTCAAGTCGGTCATCAGCATCATTCTGTTATTCAGCGTCAACTTTATGTCTAAGAAAATCCGCGGGCAGGGTATCGTATAA
- a CDS encoding carbohydrate ABC transporter permease → MSMQANAPAVRRKRPIHLKDLTFDTINYLVLALLVIVTIYPFYYIFIYSISDSIEAQKGVYLWPAGFSLEAYRTTIGLPGIADSAIVSLSRTVLGTIVTVFCCSFFAYLITKDEMPFRKYIYRFVLVTMYFNAGFIPWYLTMKAYGLQNNFLLYIIPSALSAFNVILIKTFIEQLPASLEESAKIDGAGYFKIYTSVIFPLSMPIIATIAVFAAVGQWNTWFDNFFLVENPKLQTLQLVLYNFLNQSSNLSNMTTEQLNRGDLVRTLTPQSIRMTITMLVTLPIVLVYPLLQRYFVKGIMLGAVKG, encoded by the coding sequence ATGAGCATGCAAGCCAACGCGCCGGCGGTTCGCCGCAAGCGGCCTATTCACTTGAAGGATCTTACGTTCGATACGATCAACTACTTGGTTCTCGCGTTGCTCGTCATCGTCACGATCTATCCGTTCTACTATATCTTCATCTACTCGATCAGCGACTCGATCGAAGCCCAGAAGGGCGTGTATCTATGGCCGGCGGGCTTCTCGCTCGAGGCGTACCGGACGACGATCGGTCTCCCGGGCATCGCGGACTCCGCGATCGTCTCGCTGTCGAGAACCGTGCTCGGAACGATCGTAACCGTATTTTGCTGCTCCTTCTTCGCGTACCTGATCACGAAGGACGAGATGCCGTTCCGGAAGTACATCTATCGTTTCGTGCTCGTCACGATGTATTTCAACGCCGGGTTCATCCCTTGGTATTTGACGATGAAGGCGTACGGCCTGCAGAACAACTTCTTGCTTTACATCATTCCGTCCGCGCTCTCGGCCTTCAACGTCATCCTGATCAAGACGTTCATCGAACAGCTGCCGGCGTCGCTCGAGGAATCGGCGAAGATCGACGGCGCGGGGTATTTCAAAATTTACACGAGCGTCATCTTCCCGCTGTCGATGCCGATCATCGCGACGATCGCCGTGTTCGCCGCCGTCGGGCAGTGGAACACTTGGTTCGACAACTTCTTTCTCGTGGAAAACCCGAAACTGCAGACGCTGCAGCTCGTGCTCTATAATTTCTTGAATCAATCCAGCAATTTGTCCAACATGACGACGGAGCAGCTGAACCGCGGCGACTTGGTCCGCACGCTGACGCCGCAATCGATCCGCATGACGATCACGATGCTCGTCACGCTGCCGATCGTGCTCGTGTATCCGCTGCTGCAGCGGTACTTCGTCAAAGGCATCATGCTCGGCGCCGTTAAGGGCTAA
- a CDS encoding extracellular solute-binding protein: MKKKGTWKLAIMMTMILALVLSACSGGGSDNAKDDEGTGDAGQTAEGGTDTKATNEGPKELVTLRVLVMEPGTKWNSVQQDSVIAKELAEKLGVKIEYVEADENKFNVLLAGGELPDIVRADPNKFQKQLIEGNLIIPMDDLLASHGKDITANIGTVVEYGKKNWSNGTGKAYFLPPQVQPKPGESVAPITIGATIRWDWYKEIGAPPMDTMDQMLDAVEQIVKNHPKTDEGKPVYGVSMWQDWGLWPYTITPLVFTKSSGATSDLTAAQVGDHNFISVLTDETSNFWVAMDFFNKAQRRGLLDPDSLTMKNNDYMAKATAGQIVVGPATWAMGDFNAQHPEGDKGYIVVPAGKLAWTGGVNPLGWVDKSYSISKSSKNPEKAMEFLNYIFSYEGARTMYNGVEGTHWNMVNGVPTLTEETLALKSAGGTEFEKTGLSLDRNIIGLGGDLVNPNDGQPVNLFNAGEALSKAATPLEKDFAAHYGATYSGEVFEKLIEEGKLDTFTTWMNGMSDDEILKRNTVPGVTLTEEHKKTEAALKELAARQAAKIILSKSEEEFQKNKEEAIKAFKDGGAEEFTKFYNDEVKRLRTEHGL, encoded by the coding sequence ATGAAAAAGAAAGGGACTTGGAAGCTTGCGATCATGATGACGATGATCCTGGCGCTGGTGCTGTCGGCTTGCTCCGGCGGCGGCTCCGATAACGCGAAGGACGACGAAGGGACCGGCGACGCGGGCCAAACGGCCGAAGGCGGTACGGATACCAAGGCGACGAACGAGGGACCGAAAGAGCTCGTCACCTTGCGCGTACTCGTTATGGAGCCCGGCACGAAGTGGAACTCGGTGCAGCAGGACAGCGTGATCGCGAAGGAACTCGCGGAGAAGCTCGGCGTGAAAATCGAATACGTCGAAGCGGACGAAAATAAATTCAACGTACTGCTCGCCGGCGGCGAGCTGCCGGATATCGTTCGCGCGGACCCGAACAAATTTCAGAAGCAGCTTATCGAGGGCAACTTGATCATCCCGATGGACGATCTATTGGCGAGTCACGGGAAAGATATTACCGCGAACATCGGCACGGTCGTGGAATACGGCAAGAAAAACTGGAGCAACGGCACGGGCAAGGCGTATTTCTTGCCGCCGCAGGTGCAGCCGAAGCCGGGGGAATCCGTCGCTCCGATTACGATCGGCGCAACGATTCGCTGGGATTGGTACAAGGAAATCGGCGCGCCGCCGATGGACACGATGGACCAGATGCTGGACGCCGTCGAGCAAATCGTGAAGAACCATCCGAAGACCGACGAAGGCAAGCCGGTGTACGGGGTATCGATGTGGCAGGACTGGGGCCTCTGGCCGTACACGATTACGCCGCTCGTCTTCACGAAGTCGTCCGGCGCGACGAGCGACCTGACGGCGGCGCAAGTCGGCGATCATAATTTCATCAGCGTGCTGACGGACGAAACGTCCAACTTCTGGGTCGCGATGGACTTCTTCAACAAAGCGCAGCGCAGAGGCTTGCTCGATCCGGACTCCCTCACGATGAAGAACAACGACTATATGGCGAAAGCGACGGCAGGCCAAATCGTCGTCGGCCCGGCGACATGGGCGATGGGAGACTTCAACGCGCAGCATCCGGAAGGCGACAAGGGATATATCGTCGTTCCGGCCGGCAAGCTCGCTTGGACGGGCGGCGTCAATCCGCTCGGCTGGGTGGATAAGTCGTATTCGATCTCGAAGAGCTCGAAGAACCCGGAGAAAGCAATGGAATTCCTGAACTACATCTTCTCTTACGAAGGCGCAAGAACGATGTACAACGGCGTGGAAGGCACGCACTGGAACATGGTGAACGGCGTTCCGACGCTGACGGAAGAGACGCTCGCGCTCAAGTCGGCGGGCGGTACGGAGTTCGAGAAGACGGGCTTGTCGCTCGACCGCAACATCATCGGTCTCGGCGGCGATCTCGTCAACCCGAACGACGGCCAACCGGTCAATCTGTTCAACGCCGGCGAGGCGCTTTCGAAGGCCGCTACGCCGCTCGAGAAAGATTTCGCCGCCCATTACGGCGCGACGTACTCGGGCGAAGTGTTCGAGAAGCTGATCGAAGAAGGCAAGCTCGACACGTTCACGACGTGGATGAACGGCATGTCCGACGATGAAATTTTGAAGCGCAACACGGTTCCGGGCGTCACGCTCACCGAGGAGCACAAGAAGACGGAAGCCGCTTTGAAGGAGCTTGCGGCGCGTCAAGCGGCGAAGATCATTCTTTCGAAGTCCGAGGAAGAGTTCCAGAAGAATAAAGAAGAAGCGATCAAAGCGTTCAAGGACGGCGGCGCCGAAGAGTTCACGAAGTTCTACAACGACGAAGTCAAGAGACTGCGCACGGAGCACGGATTGTAA
- a CDS encoding chitobiase/beta-hexosaminidase C-terminal domain-containing protein: MNRRNRNSLHRFGALALAASLALSSWAGAKPVEAADSDDSAAPAPHTVRIDPNEVVQSDFLGIGVNVIPTALMEGTTRFGYTEAHWEMDRKRILTVRPKVARVWFQIDWMESAKGVYTFDSPQMQAFYKYLDVFKEAGTEIELNMGWKIGSAAHEWFNIPGVDPWTSAPADLDAYAASTSAALRELIEVRGYDNVKYLTFYNEPNGSWDFEAPGDQQAYYAEMVRKASERLAADGLRDRIEIWGPEETGAPGWTQYMKDHIDEHMDGYSFHVYGEAYEGLRVALKQRSDYVAPKPVHLTEFGWGDDNASNWDAGFANSVVAVANGGVKSALVWQLNGVWSPDPFGGTNGVYTMWDSIVLGMEPRKTFYSAGLLNRYIPEHSSVLAVDTGTPDLRAAAFKTADGNYSILLESKAGLPKDVTFDFGGVEIGKTFRKHVYQDDVVRTGNAILPPASASFEAGASFRDPNVGSAYHFAVYTTEPPQTQVEVSPLLPTVRSGDKLQLSATVIDNTGGVTWSIVGENNGAINKNTGVYHAPQVTDETLIAVKATSDSDPGAYGVALIKVLPMALPNTVEPVSFGLAPGVYPSAEAVTLTTATPGADIRYTLDGSEPTAASPLYERPIILADGTLALLKAKAFKSGLKSSGVTSALYQTNQVSNSPDGYAFCAYEGGECHFEGEAIVAFGADGLFNYAVHTGGVACAAAEFGGDPSPEHAKRCFVSYDIPEEVPVVTFFNASFEKPGTTTARPGPMTNGWTFNSRAGVQHNAGPFGATPAPLGVQTAYLKTDGGVSGVIGQSINFKPGAYQMEFKAAKRTSFGGTQTFDVYFDDTVIGSYAPTSGEYVIYRTEPFETSGGRHTIRFVATTTVGDNTAFLDDVRITHPKPFDAPHVANAGFESPAATNDGGVLLGAAASASASAGWTFNETSGVARNGAPGAPNAPLGMQAAALRTVDGEAGRFSQPVEFPAGTYVLSFRAAASGASGAQTFEVRVGDQVVGTYSPTATSYADFDSDFFTVEAGAHDVSFVSVTADGERTAYVDAVSIERIEIPEWPELANAGFESPTITTSHGVLGGGDGWTFNERSGMQRNGSAFGAADAPEGTQSALLQTNGGVAGAISQTIVFPAGSYAISFQAAKRTSFGGQQSFAVYLDDRVLGSYTPTSGSYQAYTTDGFVIDKPGRHTIRFAATTTTGDNTAFVDAIDLVPYTPPSGPAIPNGSFESPPVTASTGVQVGGAADGWTFNSRSGLVKNGSVFGEAPAPSGIQAAYLNTNNGQGEFSQSVFLPGGTYAISFQAAKRSFGGAQSFDVYLDETLIGSYAPASTAYASFATDAFAVETGHHTIRFAATTTTGDNTAFIDAITIGEPAPQAVPIFANAGFESPAVTGVRGNMTDGWTFNATAGVQRNGSAFGAAPAPEGVQTGLIQNKDGAAGEISQTLFFPKGTYMIQFQAARRAFGGQQTIEVRTGDTTIGTFAPASSTEFQTFVTEPFTVSSGSSRTIRFVGTAATGDSTAFLDAATIVRVSEQ; encoded by the coding sequence ATGAACAGAAGGAACAGGAACTCGCTGCATCGCTTCGGAGCGCTCGCGTTGGCGGCGTCCTTGGCGCTGTCCTCGTGGGCAGGGGCGAAGCCCGTCGAAGCGGCCGATTCGGACGACTCGGCCGCTCCCGCGCCGCACACGGTACGGATCGATCCGAACGAGGTCGTCCAATCGGATTTCCTCGGCATCGGGGTGAACGTCATTCCGACGGCGCTGATGGAGGGAACGACCCGGTTCGGGTATACGGAGGCGCACTGGGAGATGGATCGCAAGCGCATTCTGACGGTCCGGCCGAAGGTGGCGCGGGTGTGGTTTCAGATCGACTGGATGGAGTCGGCGAAAGGCGTCTATACGTTCGACAGCCCTCAAATGCAGGCGTTCTACAAGTATCTGGACGTTTTCAAGGAAGCCGGTACGGAAATCGAGCTGAATATGGGCTGGAAGATCGGCTCCGCGGCGCACGAGTGGTTCAACATTCCGGGCGTCGATCCGTGGACGAGCGCGCCGGCGGACTTGGACGCGTACGCCGCCTCGACTTCGGCGGCGCTGCGCGAGTTGATCGAGGTTCGCGGATACGACAACGTGAAATATCTGACGTTCTACAACGAGCCGAACGGCAGCTGGGACTTCGAAGCGCCCGGCGACCAACAGGCGTACTACGCGGAGATGGTGCGCAAGGCGAGCGAGCGTCTCGCGGCGGACGGCCTCCGCGACCGCATCGAAATTTGGGGGCCGGAGGAGACGGGCGCTCCGGGCTGGACGCAATACATGAAGGATCATATCGACGAGCATATGGACGGCTACAGCTTCCACGTCTACGGGGAAGCGTACGAAGGGCTTCGCGTTGCGCTGAAGCAGCGCAGCGATTACGTGGCGCCGAAGCCGGTCCATCTGACCGAGTTCGGCTGGGGCGACGACAACGCCAGCAATTGGGACGCGGGCTTCGCGAATTCCGTCGTCGCCGTTGCCAACGGGGGCGTGAAATCCGCGCTCGTGTGGCAGCTGAACGGCGTCTGGAGTCCCGATCCGTTCGGCGGGACGAACGGCGTCTACACGATGTGGGATTCGATCGTGCTCGGGATGGAGCCGCGCAAGACGTTCTACAGCGCGGGCTTGCTCAACCGGTACATACCGGAGCACAGCTCGGTTCTCGCGGTGGATACGGGAACGCCGGACTTGCGCGCGGCCGCGTTCAAGACGGCGGACGGGAACTATTCGATTTTGTTGGAGAGCAAGGCGGGCTTGCCGAAGGACGTTACGTTCGATTTCGGCGGGGTCGAGATCGGCAAGACGTTCCGCAAGCACGTCTATCAAGACGACGTCGTTCGGACCGGGAACGCGATTCTGCCGCCGGCGTCGGCCAGCTTCGAAGCGGGCGCGTCGTTCCGGGATCCGAACGTAGGGTCGGCGTACCACTTCGCGGTCTACACGACCGAGCCGCCGCAGACGCAAGTCGAGGTGTCGCCGCTTCTGCCTACGGTGCGCTCCGGCGACAAGCTGCAGCTGTCCGCGACCGTCATCGACAATACCGGCGGCGTGACGTGGAGCATCGTCGGCGAGAACAACGGCGCGATCAACAAAAACACCGGCGTCTACCACGCGCCGCAGGTGACGGACGAGACGCTGATCGCGGTGAAAGCGACCAGCGACAGCGATCCCGGCGCCTACGGCGTCGCGTTGATCAAGGTGCTGCCGATGGCGCTGCCCAACACGGTCGAGCCGGTGTCGTTCGGCTTGGCGCCGGGCGTCTATCCTTCCGCCGAAGCGGTGACGCTGACGACGGCGACGCCGGGCGCGGACATCCGCTACACGCTGGACGGCAGCGAGCCGACGGCGGCGTCCCCGCTGTACGAGCGGCCGATCATCTTGGCCGACGGGACGCTGGCGCTGCTGAAGGCGAAGGCGTTCAAATCCGGGCTGAAGTCTTCGGGCGTTACGTCGGCCCTGTATCAGACGAATCAAGTGAGCAACTCGCCGGACGGTTATGCGTTCTGCGCGTACGAGGGGGGCGAATGTCACTTCGAAGGCGAGGCGATCGTCGCCTTCGGCGCGGACGGATTGTTCAATTACGCCGTCCATACGGGCGGAGTCGCTTGCGCGGCCGCGGAGTTCGGCGGCGATCCGAGCCCGGAGCATGCGAAGCGCTGCTTCGTCAGCTACGACATTCCGGAGGAAGTGCCGGTCGTTACGTTCTTCAACGCCAGCTTCGAGAAGCCGGGCACGACGACGGCGCGTCCGGGTCCGATGACGAACGGCTGGACGTTCAACTCCCGCGCGGGCGTGCAGCATAACGCCGGCCCGTTCGGCGCGACCCCGGCGCCGCTCGGCGTCCAGACCGCGTACCTCAAGACCGACGGCGGCGTCTCCGGCGTCATCGGCCAGTCGATCAACTTTAAGCCGGGCGCGTATCAGATGGAGTTCAAAGCCGCGAAGCGCACCAGCTTCGGAGGCACGCAAACGTTCGACGTGTATTTCGACGACACGGTCATCGGCTCGTACGCGCCGACGTCCGGGGAGTACGTCATCTATCGTACGGAGCCGTTCGAGACGTCGGGAGGCCGGCACACGATCCGGTTCGTCGCGACGACGACGGTCGGCGACAACACGGCGTTCCTCGACGACGTTCGAATTACGCATCCGAAGCCGTTCGACGCGCCGCATGTCGCGAACGCCGGCTTCGAATCGCCGGCCGCGACGAACGACGGCGGCGTTCTGCTCGGCGCCGCGGCTTCGGCCTCGGCTTCCGCGGGCTGGACGTTCAACGAGACGTCCGGCGTCGCGCGGAACGGCGCACCGGGCGCGCCGAACGCGCCGCTCGGCATGCAGGCGGCGGCGCTGCGAACCGTGGACGGCGAGGCCGGGCGCTTCTCGCAACCGGTCGAGTTTCCGGCCGGAACGTATGTCCTTAGCTTCCGCGCCGCGGCGTCCGGCGCTTCCGGCGCCCAGACGTTCGAGGTGCGCGTCGGAGACCAAGTCGTCGGTACGTACTCGCCGACCGCGACGAGCTACGCCGACTTCGATTCGGACTTCTTTACGGTGGAAGCGGGCGCCCATGACGTCTCGTTCGTCTCGGTAACGGCCGACGGAGAACGGACGGCGTACGTCGATGCGGTGTCCATCGAGCGCATTGAAATTCCGGAATGGCCGGAACTCGCGAACGCCGGCTTCGAATCGCCGACGATCACGACGAGCCACGGCGTTCTGGGCGGCGGCGACGGCTGGACGTTCAACGAACGGTCGGGCATGCAGCGCAACGGCAGCGCCTTCGGGGCGGCCGACGCGCCGGAGGGCACGCAGTCCGCGCTGCTGCAGACGAACGGCGGCGTCGCCGGGGCGATCAGCCAGACGATCGTGTTCCCGGCGGGGTCGTACGCGATCAGCTTCCAAGCGGCGAAACGCACCAGCTTCGGCGGGCAGCAATCGTTCGCCGTGTACCTCGACGATCGGGTTTTAGGCTCATACACGCCGACGTCGGGCAGCTACCAAGCGTATACGACGGACGGCTTCGTCATCGACAAACCCGGCCGGCATACGATCCGGTTCGCGGCGACGACGACGACGGGCGACAACACGGCGTTCGTCGACGCGATCGACCTCGTGCCGTATACGCCGCCTTCCGGTCCTGCGATTCCGAACGGCAGCTTCGAGTCGCCGCCGGTGACGGCGTCGACCGGCGTGCAGGTCGGCGGCGCTGCGGACGGCTGGACGTTCAATTCCCGCTCGGGGCTGGTGAAGAACGGCAGCGTGTTCGGAGAAGCACCCGCTCCGTCGGGCATTCAGGCGGCGTACCTGAATACGAATAACGGGCAGGGCGAATTCAGCCAATCCGTCTTCCTGCCGGGCGGGACGTACGCGATCTCGTTCCAGGCGGCGAAGCGTTCGTTCGGCGGCGCGCAATCGTTCGACGTCTACCTCGACGAGACGTTGATCGGCTCGTACGCGCCGGCTTCCACGGCGTACGCTTCCTTCGCGACGGACGCGTTCGCGGTCGAGACGGGCCACCATACGATCCGGTTCGCGGCGACGACGACGACAGGCGACAATACGGCGTTCATCGACGCGATTACGATCGGCGAACCGGCTCCGCAGGCCGTACCGATCTTCGCGAACGCGGGCTTCGAATCGCCGGCCGTGACGGGGGTCCGCGGCAACATGACGGACGGCTGGACGTTCAACGCGACCGCCGGCGTACAGCGCAACGGCAGCGCCTTCGGGGCCGCGCCGGCGCCGGAAGGCGTGCAGACGGGGCTCATCCAAAACAAGGACGGCGCGGCCGGGGAGATCAGCCAGACGCTCTTTTTCCCGAAAGGGACTTATATGATTCAATTCCAAGCGGCAAGACGCGCCTTCGGCGGTCAACAGACGATCGAGGTGCGAACGGGCGACACGACGATCGGCACGTTCGCGCCGGCGTCCTCGACCGAATTCCAAACGTTCGTCACGGAGCCGTTCACGGTTTCCTCCGGGTCGAGCCGCACGATCCGCTTCGTCGGCACGGCGGCGACGGGAGACAGTACCGCGTTCCTCGACGCGGCGACGATTGTTAGGGTTTCGGAGCAATAA
- a CDS encoding cyclase family protein, which translates to MTEARQLANLLSGMQVIDLSHTYEEDMPVVLSHSRYFHTLWDSFDTGSIALAYQLVMNEHCGTHMDATAHFLREGHEAHRYMDETPTTQFFGRALTIDVSFLDETGSVSRGVVEAWERTHQRIESGDIVFFRFGWDRYWVPRSVDLKYAKEWPGLAEDAAFYLVEKGVKVVGCDVIAIDGSAAEGAPAHYALLGNGVNIVENLTKLDRILGESVVFIAPLKVKRGSGSPLRALAFVSK; encoded by the coding sequence ATGACCGAAGCGAGACAATTGGCGAATTTGTTGTCCGGCATGCAAGTCATCGACCTCTCGCATACATACGAGGAGGATATGCCCGTCGTCTTGTCGCATTCGCGTTATTTCCACACGCTCTGGGATTCGTTCGACACGGGCAGCATCGCGCTCGCGTATCAGCTCGTCATGAACGAGCATTGCGGGACGCATATGGACGCGACGGCGCATTTCCTTCGGGAGGGGCATGAGGCGCATCGGTATATGGACGAAACGCCGACGACGCAGTTTTTCGGCCGGGCGCTCACGATCGACGTCTCGTTCCTCGACGAAACCGGCAGCGTATCCCGCGGGGTCGTCGAAGCGTGGGAACGGACGCATCAGCGAATCGAATCCGGCGATATCGTCTTCTTCCGTTTCGGCTGGGACCGGTATTGGGTGCCTCGCTCGGTCGACTTGAAGTACGCCAAGGAATGGCCCGGCCTCGCGGAGGACGCCGCCTTCTATTTGGTCGAGAAGGGCGTCAAGGTCGTCGGCTGCGACGTCATCGCGATCGACGGTAGCGCCGCCGAAGGCGCGCCCGCGCATTACGCGCTGCTGGGGAACGGCGTGAACATCGTGGAAAATTTAACGAAACTTGACCGAATTCTAGGCGAGAGCGTCGTCTTTATCGCTCCCCTGAAGGTGAAGCGAGGCTCGGGTTCGCCGCTCCGCGCGCTCGCGTTCGTCTCCAAATAA